The window GCTGACCCTCTAGCGCGGCCTCGCACAAGGTCACCAGATCGGAACGTAGGCGTAGCAGGATGGGTTGGGTCTCAGGGTCGCCACAGCGGCAGTTGTATTCCAGTACGCGGGGGGCGCCGTCGGGTCCGATCATCAAGCCCGCGTAGAGGAAACCCACGTAGGGTGTACCCTCTGCCGCCAAGCCCCGTACCGTCGGCAGGATAATCTCCTCCAGGACGCGCCGTTGGAGTGCGTCGTCAACCACCGGGGCTGGACTGTAGGCGCCCATCCCACCGGTGTTGGGACCGAGGTCACCATCATCTCGCGCCTTGTGGTCTTGAGAACTGGCCAGGGGGATGACGTGTTCTCCATCACAGAGGACGATAAAGCTCGCCTCCTCGCCGTCGAGAAATTCTTCCAGTACTACCCGCGCTCCTGCGCTCCCGAAGGTTCGTTTTTCCAACATATTACGTACGGCGGTTGCGGCTTCCTCCACAGTATGGGCGACCACGACCCCTTTGCCTGCGGCCAGACCGTCGGCCTTGACCACTATAGGGGCACCCTTGCTATGGAGATAGCTCAGCGCTGGCTCAACCTCGGTGAAGGTGGCGTAGGCAGCACTGGGAATAGCGTGGCGGACCAGAAAATCCTTGGCGTAAATCTTGGACCCTTCGAGGCGGGCTGCTGCTGCTGTGGGTCCAAAACAACGTCGACCCGCCTCCTGGAAACGATCCACGACCCCTGCCACCAGCGGCGCCTCGGGACCGACGATGGTCAGATCAATGTCCTGGTCCTGGACAAAGGCAAGTAGGGCAGGGAGGTCGTCCGCAGCGATGGGTATATTTTCAACCTTGGGCTCGCTGGCGGTACCGGCATTGCCGGGGGCCACGAAAACCTGGCGGACGCGAGGCGATTGAGCAATTTTCCACGCGAAAGCGTGCTCGCGACCACCGTTACCGATGACAAGAATTTTCATTGAATACTCCAGGAGATAGTGTGTTTTTCAGTGTGGGTCACTATCCAGTTGCGTGTTGGTTAGGCGACACTCACTCGCTAGAGCCCGGTAGCATACCGTGCTCCTATCTCTTCGATAGGCAACTCATCCAACGCATACTATTTACCCCCTCCCGTTGGGGGTGAACAGTTACCATAGGTCAATACTGATACGATTTTGCGTTTCAATGACTCGAACGGTGCCGCCATGATCGAGGTAGTGCAGTGTGATATCACAAGATTGGCAATCGATGCCATC of the Gammaproteobacteria bacterium genome contains:
- the purD gene encoding phosphoribosylamine--glycine ligase, producing MKILVIGNGGREHAFAWKIAQSPRVRQVFVAPGNAGTASEPKVENIPIAADDLPALLAFVQDQDIDLTIVGPEAPLVAGVVDRFQEAGRRCFGPTAAAARLEGSKIYAKDFLVRHAIPSAAYATFTEVEPALSYLHSKGAPIVVKADGLAAGKGVVVAHTVEEAATAVRNMLEKRTFGSAGARVVLEEFLDGEEASFIVLCDGEHVIPLASSQDHKARDDGDLGPNTGGMGAYSPAPVVDDALQRRVLEEIILPTVRGLAAEGTPYVGFLYAGLMIGPDGAPRVLEYNCRCGDPETQPILLRLRSDLVTLCEAALEGQLDRITAEWDPRPALGVVLTAAGYPASYRKGDPITGDATLLPDTKVFHAGTLQHNGQVVTNGGRVLCVCALGESVEEAQHRAYAAVKRIHWEGMFYRHDIGHRAIHRG